The following proteins are encoded in a genomic region of Bosea beijingensis:
- a CDS encoding ATP phosphoribosyltransferase regulatory subunit, producing the protein MPASRASIETVIALFAGEGYAHAEPAILQPAEFFLDLSGEDIRRRIFMTQDADGRDWCLRPEYTIPVALDHIASGKTEPAAYAYAGPVFRMRSGEPGEFLQAGLESFGRDDFTAADAEIMALTIDATAMLGLSEPRIVMGDVAVLGALLDGLAVPQGARRRLVRAVVQGKGADAVDALDPPAADGDAAHAGLLKALEGQDPKAARAFVEDVLSIAGISTVGGRSAADIAERFLARAAERENPVNGDVKALLAQVLAVCGDPDAASASLRALADQASLDIGRQLDAFDERTGFLAARGVDIGAIRFSAGFARNLDYYTGFIFELHDTARGDGKPVAGGGRYDNVLGRLGAKRPCPAVGASLWLDRLTGDAA; encoded by the coding sequence GTGCCCGCAAGCCGCGCCAGCATCGAGACCGTGATCGCGCTCTTCGCCGGCGAGGGTTACGCCCATGCCGAGCCGGCGATCCTGCAGCCGGCGGAATTCTTCCTCGATCTCTCCGGCGAGGATATCCGCCGCCGCATCTTCATGACGCAGGATGCCGATGGCCGCGACTGGTGCCTGCGCCCGGAATACACCATCCCCGTCGCGCTCGATCACATCGCCTCGGGCAAGACCGAGCCGGCGGCCTATGCCTATGCCGGTCCGGTCTTCCGGATGCGCTCCGGCGAGCCCGGCGAATTCCTGCAGGCCGGCCTCGAATCCTTCGGCCGTGACGATTTCACCGCCGCAGATGCAGAGATCATGGCGTTGACCATCGATGCGACCGCCATGCTCGGCCTTAGCGAACCGCGTATCGTCATGGGCGATGTCGCCGTGCTCGGCGCGCTGCTTGACGGGCTCGCCGTGCCGCAGGGCGCTCGCCGACGGCTGGTCCGCGCCGTGGTGCAGGGCAAGGGCGCGGATGCGGTCGACGCGCTCGATCCGCCCGCAGCCGATGGCGATGCGGCCCATGCCGGCCTTCTCAAGGCGCTCGAGGGGCAGGACCCCAAGGCCGCCCGCGCCTTCGTCGAGGATGTGCTCTCGATCGCCGGCATTTCCACTGTCGGTGGGCGATCCGCCGCCGATATCGCCGAGCGCTTCCTGGCGCGTGCCGCCGAGCGGGAGAACCCGGTCAATGGCGACGTCAAGGCGCTGCTGGCGCAGGTACTCGCCGTCTGCGGCGATCCCGATGCGGCCTCGGCCTCGCTGCGCGCACTCGCCGACCAGGCCTCGCTCGATATCGGCCGCCAACTCGATGCCTTCGACGAGCGCACCGGCTTCCTCGCCGCGCGTGGTGTCGATATCGGCGCGATCCGCTTCTCGGCCGGCTTCGCCCGCAATCTCGACTACTACACCGGCTTCATCTTCGAGCTTCACGACACGGCCCGCGGCGACGGGAAGCCTGTTGCCGGCGGCGGCCGCTATGACAACGTCCTCGGGCGCCTCGGCGCGAAACGGCCGTGTCCCGCTGTCGGCGCCTCGCTCTGGCTCGACCGCCTGACGGGAGACGCCGCATGA
- the hisG gene encoding ATP phosphoribosyltransferase: protein MPDNDAPLVLAVPSKGRLQENATAFFGRAGLKFVKSRGERDYRGAIAGVDGAEVAFLSASEIVAQLSSGAAHIGITGEDLVREQLSDADAAVEMLTPLGFGHANVVVAVPQAWIDVRNMADLDDVASAMRARHGKKLRVATKYVNLTRRFFAQHGLADYRIVESLGATEGAPAAGTAEIVVDITTTGATLSANALKVLDDGVMLASEANLVASMQAPWGERAKAAAKTILSRIAAEEEGRTLREVRARLDLAPDALAVLEERFGARLPFGMPAAGTPLTLHCPDKAVFALVEHLDGLGADDITVSAPAYVFRRANRLLERLNARI from the coding sequence ATGCCGGACAACGACGCCCCGCTCGTCCTCGCCGTGCCCTCGAAGGGCCGGCTGCAGGAGAATGCCACCGCCTTCTTCGGCCGGGCCGGGCTGAAATTCGTCAAGTCGCGCGGCGAGCGCGACTATCGCGGCGCCATCGCCGGCGTCGATGGCGCCGAAGTCGCCTTCCTCTCGGCCTCCGAGATCGTCGCACAGCTCTCCTCCGGCGCCGCCCATATCGGCATCACCGGCGAGGACCTCGTCCGCGAGCAGCTTTCGGACGCCGATGCCGCGGTCGAGATGCTGACCCCGCTCGGCTTTGGCCACGCCAATGTCGTCGTCGCCGTGCCACAGGCCTGGATCGACGTGCGCAACATGGCCGATCTCGACGATGTCGCGTCGGCGATGCGGGCACGCCATGGCAAGAAGCTGCGCGTCGCGACGAAATACGTGAACCTGACCCGCCGCTTCTTCGCGCAGCACGGCCTCGCCGACTATCGAATCGTCGAAAGCCTCGGCGCGACCGAGGGCGCGCCGGCCGCCGGCACTGCCGAGATCGTGGTCGATATCACCACGACCGGGGCTACGCTCTCCGCCAATGCGCTGAAGGTGCTCGACGACGGCGTGATGCTGGCCTCCGAAGCCAATCTCGTCGCTTCGATGCAGGCGCCCTGGGGCGAGCGGGCGAAGGCTGCGGCCAAGACCATCCTGTCGCGCATCGCGGCGGAGGAGGAGGGGCGTACGCTCCGCGAGGTCCGCGCCCGGCTGGATCTCGCCCCGGACGCACTGGCTGTGCTGGAAGAGCGCTTCGGCGCCCGCCTGCCGTTCGGCATGCCGGCTGCGGGCACGCCGTTGACGCTGCATTGCCCGGACAAGGCGGTCTTCGCATTGGTCGAGCATCTCGACGGGCTCGGCGCCGACGATATCACCGTCAGTGCTCCGGCCTATGTCTTCCGCCGTGCGAACCGGTTGCTGGAGCGCTTGAACGCTCGCATCTGA
- a CDS encoding META domain-containing protein, whose amino-acid sequence MIRRLGLAAVLAALAVPMLMPGEAAAQRRGALMSPEERAGGGTPTPMPQQEKTFPLGASWSVVALNGKPVQDRRATLMIDQNLRGTGFGGCNTFSASAYPLRQQGLAVGPIAITKRSCDKGLLDFEKAFLIALRAAQKWDIVNGRLVLKGGAGELTLSRSL is encoded by the coding sequence ATGATCCGACGCCTTGGCCTTGCGGCCGTTCTTGCGGCACTGGCCGTACCGATGCTGATGCCGGGTGAAGCGGCGGCGCAGCGGCGTGGGGCGCTGATGTCGCCCGAAGAAAGAGCGGGCGGCGGCACGCCGACCCCGATGCCGCAGCAGGAGAAGACCTTTCCGCTGGGCGCGAGCTGGAGCGTCGTGGCGCTGAACGGCAAGCCGGTCCAGGATCGGCGCGCCACCCTGATGATCGACCAGAACCTGCGCGGCACCGGCTTCGGGGGCTGCAACACCTTCTCGGCCTCCGCCTATCCGCTGCGCCAGCAGGGGCTCGCGGTCGGTCCGATCGCGATTACAAAGCGCAGTTGCGACAAGGGCCTGCTCGATTTCGAGAAGGCGTTCCTGATCGCGCTGCGTGCGGCCCAGAAATGGGACATCGTCAATGGCCGCCTCGTCCTGAAGGGTGGAGCCGGGGAATTGACCCTCAGCCGCTCCCTCTGA
- a CDS encoding ABC transporter ATP-binding protein/permease, with amino-acid sequence MRLLSILVALLAAATLVVGQQAGSAGVIGMGVVGLLLAVVTFRSPALPFFLRIFSSVFAIEYLVFGASAIAAQFGWWPTALGIPPIPTSLPTTVGVFAILIFAISFVPVIAKIARLASPYFESDETTTANLWPIGPFKIRLGTLAVSLFVFLIVLNQVQVGISLRISFFSRDMFDALQNKDAPSFWYQIFWVFVPWAAIWVVSNLIELFANYTILIRWRQFMANAYTKAWLDHATHYRIALAGTVDNPDQRIAEDTRSFVNSTYNFALPLLSQVSTLVSFSIILWNIPVAFTLPGTSFAVPGYIFWVAFFYAAAATWLTHIIGRPLIRLEFEQEKREANFRFALARLREYSEQIALMVGEPTERGHLAQRFRDIVENFYRLVWRRLKLTAFTFSYNQASVVVPTIILAPYFFAGTITLGILQQVSGAFDRVQTALSFIINSYSSIAQYLAAISRLTTFEQAVAEAKHGTISEEALGRETSRDESLHIRDATLLLPNGKPIVKLGALDLGKTRSTLLIGPSGSGKSTLFRAIAGIWPFGDGKVGIPTDARIMLLPQRPYLPQGSLRAALAYPAEEGAYDDAATRAAMEKVKLGHLAEKLDEVDLWGQRLSGGEQQRLAVARALLSKPDWLFLDEATASLDEKLEGEIYATIDRELPQARIVSIGHRATLRAMHDAIVTMEPNADGTFTPTPTAKSPAA; translated from the coding sequence ATGCGCTTGCTGAGCATTCTCGTCGCCCTGTTGGCGGCCGCCACGCTGGTCGTCGGGCAACAGGCCGGATCGGCCGGCGTAATCGGCATGGGCGTCGTCGGCCTGCTGCTGGCGGTGGTGACTTTCCGCTCGCCGGCCCTGCCCTTCTTCCTGCGGATTTTCTCCAGCGTCTTTGCGATCGAGTACCTCGTGTTCGGTGCATCCGCGATCGCGGCGCAATTCGGCTGGTGGCCGACAGCACTCGGCATTCCGCCGATTCCGACCAGCCTGCCGACGACGGTCGGCGTCTTCGCGATTCTGATCTTCGCGATCTCCTTCGTGCCGGTGATCGCGAAGATCGCGCGACTGGCCTCGCCCTATTTCGAATCCGACGAGACCACGACAGCCAATCTCTGGCCGATCGGGCCGTTCAAGATCCGGCTCGGCACGCTGGCGGTCTCGCTCTTCGTCTTCCTGATCGTGCTGAACCAGGTGCAGGTCGGCATCTCGCTCCGAATCTCTTTCTTCAGCCGCGACATGTTCGATGCGCTCCAGAACAAGGATGCGCCGTCGTTCTGGTACCAGATCTTCTGGGTCTTTGTTCCTTGGGCGGCGATCTGGGTCGTCTCGAACCTGATCGAGCTGTTCGCCAACTATACGATCCTGATCCGCTGGCGGCAGTTCATGGCGAACGCCTACACGAAGGCCTGGCTCGACCATGCCACGCATTACCGCATCGCGCTGGCCGGCACCGTCGACAACCCCGACCAGCGTATCGCCGAAGACACGCGCTCCTTCGTCAACTCGACCTATAATTTCGCACTGCCCCTGCTCTCGCAGGTCTCGACGCTGGTCTCGTTCTCGATCATCCTCTGGAACATCCCCGTCGCCTTCACCCTGCCGGGCACCTCCTTCGCAGTGCCGGGGTATATTTTCTGGGTGGCGTTCTTCTATGCGGCGGCGGCGACCTGGCTGACCCACATCATCGGCCGCCCCCTGATCCGCCTCGAATTCGAGCAGGAGAAGCGCGAGGCGAATTTCCGCTTCGCGCTGGCACGCCTGCGCGAGTATTCCGAGCAGATCGCGCTGATGGTCGGCGAGCCGACCGAGCGCGGCCATCTCGCCCAACGCTTCCGCGACATCGTCGAGAACTTCTATCGGCTGGTCTGGCGCCGGCTGAAACTCACGGCCTTCACCTTCTCCTACAACCAGGCCAGCGTGGTCGTCCCGACCATCATCCTGGCACCGTATTTCTTCGCCGGCACAATCACGCTCGGCATCCTGCAACAGGTCTCGGGCGCCTTCGACCGGGTGCAGACGGCGCTGTCCTTCATCATCAACAGCTACTCCTCGATCGCCCAGTATCTTGCCGCCATCAGCCGTCTGACGACCTTCGAGCAGGCCGTCGCCGAGGCGAAGCACGGCACGATCAGCGAGGAGGCACTTGGCCGCGAGACCTCGCGCGACGAGAGCCTGCATATCCGCGACGCCACGCTCCTCCTGCCGAACGGCAAGCCGATCGTGAAGCTCGGCGCGCTCGATCTCGGGAAGACGCGCTCGACGCTGCTGATCGGCCCGTCCGGCTCGGGCAAGTCGACGCTGTTCCGCGCCATCGCCGGCATCTGGCCCTTCGGCGACGGCAAGGTCGGCATTCCCACGGACGCCCGGATCATGCTGCTGCCGCAGCGGCCCTATCTGCCGCAGGGCTCGCTCCGTGCAGCTCTCGCCTATCCGGCAGAGGAAGGCGCCTATGACGATGCCGCGACCCGCGCCGCGATGGAGAAGGTCAAGCTCGGCCATCTCGCCGAGAAGCTCGATGAGGTCGATCTGTGGGGGCAGCGGCTCTCGGGCGGCGAGCAGCAGCGGCTGGCCGTCGCGCGCGCGCTCCTGAGCAAGCCGGACTGGCTCTTCCTGGACGAGGCGACCGCCTCGCTCGACGAGAAGCTGGAAGGCGAGATCTACGCGACGATCGACCGCGAACTGCCGCAGGCGCGCATCGTCTCGATCGGCCACCGCGCGACACTGCGCGCCATGCATGATGCCATCGTCACCATGGAGCCCAATGCCGACGGCACCTTCACGCCGACGCCGACCGCGAAATCGCCGGCGGCCTGA
- a CDS encoding branched-chain amino acid ABC transporter substrate-binding protein: MKTSTFLTGVAFAATLLASQMARADITIGLVAPLTGPVAAYGDQVKNGAQTAVDVINKAGGVLGEKLVLKLADDAGDPKQGVSAANLLVGDKVKFVVGPVTSGVAMAVSDVFSESGVLMVTPTATSPALTTRGLTNVFRTCGRDDQQADIAATYVLKNLKDKKIAIVHDKGTYGKGLADAFQKGINAGGLKEVAALTVNPGDKDLSAVVTRLKAANVDLIYFGGYHPEGGLLTRQLADAGVKATIIGGEGLSNTEYAAIGGDHATGTLFTNATDALKNPDSAQAVAALKEKGIPPEAFTLNAYAAVEVLKAAIEKAGKPGDANGSAKALQSGMPVKTAIGTLTYGKTGDLSSPSFSMYKWDAGKIVAAQ, from the coding sequence ATGAAAACCTCCACATTCCTCACCGGCGTCGCATTCGCCGCGACGCTGCTCGCGTCCCAAATGGCGCGCGCCGACATCACCATCGGCCTCGTCGCGCCGCTGACCGGCCCGGTCGCCGCCTATGGCGACCAGGTCAAGAACGGCGCCCAGACCGCCGTCGACGTGATCAACAAGGCCGGCGGCGTGCTCGGCGAGAAGCTGGTGCTGAAGCTTGCCGACGATGCCGGCGATCCGAAGCAGGGCGTCTCCGCTGCCAACCTGCTGGTCGGCGACAAGGTCAAGTTCGTGGTCGGCCCGGTGACCTCCGGCGTCGCCATGGCGGTCTCGGACGTGTTCTCGGAGAGCGGCGTGCTGATGGTGACGCCGACCGCGACCTCGCCGGCGCTGACGACGCGCGGCCTGACCAATGTCTTCCGCACCTGCGGCCGCGACGACCAGCAGGCCGACATCGCCGCGACCTATGTCCTGAAGAACCTGAAGGACAAGAAGATCGCGATCGTCCATGACAAGGGCACCTACGGCAAGGGCCTGGCCGATGCCTTCCAGAAGGGCATCAATGCCGGCGGGCTCAAGGAAGTGGCGGCGCTGACCGTCAATCCCGGCGACAAGGATCTCTCGGCCGTGGTGACGCGCCTGAAGGCAGCCAATGTCGACCTGATCTATTTCGGCGGCTATCACCCCGAGGGCGGCCTGCTCACCCGCCAGCTCGCCGATGCCGGCGTCAAGGCAACGATCATCGGCGGCGAGGGCCTGTCCAATACTGAATACGCGGCGATCGGCGGCGACCATGCCACCGGCACGCTCTTCACCAACGCGACCGACGCGCTGAAGAACCCCGACTCGGCGCAGGCCGTCGCAGCGCTGAAGGAGAAGGGCATCCCGCCCGAGGCCTTCACGCTCAACGCCTATGCCGCCGTCGAAGTGCTCAAGGCCGCGATCGAGAAGGCCGGCAAGCCGGGCGACGCCAACGGCTCGGCCAAGGCCCTGCAGTCCGGCATGCCGGTCAAGACCGCGATCGGCACGCTGACCTATGGCAAGACCGGCGACCTGAGCTCGCCGAGCTTCTCGATGTACAAGTGGGACGCCGGCAAGATCGTCGCCGCGCAGTAA
- the groES gene encoding co-chaperone GroES, with product MKFRPLHDRVVVRRLDSEEKTKGGIIIPETAKEKPQEGEVIAVGSGARDEAGKLVALDVKKGDRVLFGKWSGTEVKIDGQDLLIMKESDIMGVVG from the coding sequence ATGAAGTTCCGTCCGTTGCATGACCGCGTCGTGGTCCGCCGCCTTGACAGCGAAGAGAAGACCAAGGGCGGCATCATCATCCCCGAGACCGCCAAGGAAAAGCCCCAGGAGGGCGAGGTCATCGCCGTCGGCTCCGGCGCGCGTGACGAGGCCGGCAAGCTCGTTGCCCTCGACGTCAAGAAGGGCGATCGCGTCCTCTTCGGCAAGTGGTCGGGCACCGAGGTCAAGATCGATGGTCAGGACCTCCTGATCATGAAGGAATCCGACATCATGGGCGTCGTCGGCTGA
- a CDS encoding MarR family winged helix-turn-helix transcriptional regulator, translated as MTTPAPDPRLDAIARSCVALHVRMTARAVTRAYDEAMRPSGLKITQFVLLSALSTGQWKSVTELAERFALERTSLTRNLQLLAAEGMVEPVECRGRASVYAVTEKGRAAIEAAIPYWREAQDKIEGGFGEERWRETRDGLKALRRAARGER; from the coding sequence ATGACGACGCCCGCGCCCGACCCCCGTCTCGACGCCATCGCCCGCTCCTGCGTCGCGCTGCATGTCCGCATGACCGCGCGTGCCGTGACGCGGGCCTATGACGAGGCGATGCGCCCGAGCGGCCTCAAGATCACTCAGTTCGTGCTGCTTTCGGCGCTCTCGACCGGGCAATGGAAGTCGGTGACCGAGCTGGCCGAGCGCTTCGCGCTGGAGCGGACATCGCTGACGCGCAACCTCCAGCTTCTGGCGGCCGAGGGCATGGTCGAGCCGGTCGAATGCCGCGGACGCGCCTCGGTCTATGCGGTGACCGAGAAGGGCAGGGCCGCGATCGAGGCCGCGATTCCGTACTGGCGGGAGGCGCAGGACAAGATCGAGGGCGGCTTCGGCGAGGAGCGCTGGCGCGAGACCCGCGACGGCCTCAAGGCCCTGCGCCGGGCCGCGCGCGGCGAGCGTTGA